The proteins below come from a single Isoptericola dokdonensis DS-3 genomic window:
- a CDS encoding ComF family protein: MLARLSRLVVPVACPGCGRHDVRWCADCTAPLGGVPRRVEDAAPRLDRLDGVPPLPTWAVADCTGAVRDLVVAWKDRERADLDQLLAEVVDRAARQVAPALHVAAAGLPVGVVAAPSGRLARLQRGREPVAVLAAAVARGLRASGADAVVVRALRRRGRVRDQVGLGARARGRNLAGAVVALPHAVRPGGVHLLVDDVLTTGATLAAAERALEIAGAAVAGAIVLAATPPPGVVTNSPQAVRRLGFTLGTPSG, translated from the coding sequence GTGCTCGCCAGACTCTCCCGGCTCGTCGTCCCCGTCGCCTGCCCCGGCTGCGGCCGCCACGACGTGCGATGGTGCGCGGACTGCACGGCCCCGCTGGGCGGCGTCCCCCGGCGCGTCGAGGACGCGGCCCCCCGCCTCGACCGGCTCGACGGCGTCCCGCCGCTGCCGACCTGGGCCGTCGCCGACTGCACCGGGGCCGTGCGCGACCTCGTCGTGGCGTGGAAGGACCGCGAGCGGGCCGACCTGGACCAGCTCCTCGCCGAGGTCGTCGACCGCGCGGCACGGCAGGTAGCGCCCGCGCTGCACGTCGCCGCGGCCGGCCTCCCGGTCGGGGTCGTCGCCGCGCCGTCCGGCCGGCTCGCCCGTCTCCAGCGCGGCCGCGAACCCGTCGCGGTGCTGGCCGCCGCGGTCGCGCGCGGGCTGCGCGCGAGCGGTGCCGACGCCGTCGTCGTGCGGGCACTGCGCCGCCGGGGGCGGGTACGGGACCAGGTCGGGCTCGGCGCGCGCGCCCGCGGACGCAACCTCGCGGGGGCCGTCGTGGCGCTCCCGCACGCCGTGCGTCCCGGCGGCGTCCACCTGCTCGTCGACGACGTGCTCACCACGGGTGCCACCCTCGCCGCCGCGGAACGCGCCCTGGAGATCGCGGGGGCCGCCGTCGCGGGCGCGATCGTCCTCGCCGCGACGCCCCCGCCCGGCGTCGTCACCAATTCTCCGCAGGCAGTTCGACGCCTCGGGTTCACCCTCGGGACACCTTCGGGATAG
- a CDS encoding glycerophosphoryl diester phosphodiesterase membrane domain-containing protein: MSTPDQPTPPAGWGDAPRPPAPEQGRYGQGQYGQGRYGAPAPQGGPTPPPGSPYPPSPYGPAAAKPGIVPLRPLSLGEVFDGAFGAVRHNPAVVLGLVTIVVAVATLLATLLAQLAVPWFAGLFGDLAGQPGTELLAPDVGMLSQLMAVSGALSLTLLFAQPVAEGIVTVSVSQSVVGRKLTPGEVWTRLRPRLGVLIGWMLLRTVVLTVGLSVVLVAAVLLTAGVGEATGSVVVTVLVGLALAVGAVALVLWLMVRLVLVVPALVLEGARLGATIARAWRLTRQNFWRILGTYLLASIIAGLVGQVVGYPLGMVGMAIDGGSFGWGFLLTTIVASVVATLVVIVFVSGVVALVYTDVRMRREGLDVALARAAARAAQPSTGTVPPTATSL; this comes from the coding sequence ATGAGCACGCCCGACCAGCCGACCCCGCCCGCGGGCTGGGGGGACGCGCCGCGCCCGCCCGCGCCCGAGCAGGGACGGTACGGGCAGGGGCAGTACGGGCAGGGCAGGTACGGGGCTCCCGCTCCGCAGGGCGGCCCGACGCCGCCGCCCGGGTCGCCGTACCCGCCGTCCCCGTACGGGCCCGCCGCCGCCAAGCCCGGCATCGTGCCCCTGCGACCGCTCTCGCTCGGCGAGGTGTTCGACGGCGCGTTCGGTGCCGTCCGGCACAACCCCGCCGTGGTGCTGGGCCTGGTCACGATCGTCGTGGCCGTCGCCACGCTGCTCGCCACGCTGCTCGCCCAGCTCGCGGTGCCGTGGTTCGCCGGCCTGTTCGGGGACCTCGCCGGCCAGCCCGGCACGGAGCTCCTGGCCCCCGACGTCGGGATGCTGTCCCAGCTGATGGCCGTCTCCGGCGCCCTGTCGCTCACCCTGCTCTTCGCCCAGCCCGTCGCCGAGGGCATCGTGACGGTCTCGGTCAGCCAGTCCGTCGTGGGCCGCAAGCTCACCCCCGGCGAGGTGTGGACCCGGCTGCGGCCCCGCCTCGGCGTGCTCATCGGCTGGATGCTGCTGCGGACGGTGGTCCTCACCGTCGGGCTGAGCGTCGTCCTGGTCGCCGCCGTGCTCCTCACCGCCGGCGTCGGCGAGGCCACCGGGTCCGTGGTCGTCACGGTGCTCGTCGGGCTCGCGCTGGCCGTCGGCGCGGTCGCGCTCGTCCTGTGGCTGATGGTCCGGCTCGTGCTGGTCGTGCCCGCCCTCGTCCTCGAGGGTGCGCGGCTCGGCGCCACCATCGCGCGGGCCTGGCGTCTGACGCGGCAGAACTTCTGGCGGATCCTCGGCACCTACCTGCTCGCGAGCATCATCGCCGGCCTCGTCGGCCAGGTGGTCGGCTACCCGCTGGGCATGGTCGGCATGGCCATCGACGGCGGGTCCTTCGGCTGGGGCTTCCTGCTCACCACGATCGTCGCCTCCGTCGTGGCGACCCTCGTGGTGATCGTCTTCGTCTCCGGCGTGGTCGCGCTCGTCTACACCGACGTCCGGATGCGGCGCGAGGGTCTCGACGTCGCGCTCGCCCGGGCCGCCGCGCGCGCCGCGCAGCCCTCGACCGGGACGGTCCCGCCGACGGCGACGAGCCTGTGA
- a CDS encoding cation:proton antiporter family protein, translating into MDVVALYVGVAFVAGMVASFLRLPPLVGFLAAGFALGAVHAPEMPGLEVVAEIGVALLLFTIGLKLDVRTLVRPEIWLTTATHMVVTIVLTGGLLALAGLVGLALVAGQSLGTFALVGLALSFSSTVFVVKVLEDRSDATSLYGRVAIGILVVQDLVAVVFLAVAEGEPPSPWAVALLLLIPGRRLLHALWDRVGHGELQALFGVAVALVPGFYLFELLGLRGDLGALVMGALLATHPQAGEMSRSLMTFKDVMLVAFFLEIGLHGTPQGQHVAMAAGLLLLIPVQVAVFAVVLWLLRLRRRTAFLTGLVLGNYSEFGIIVVAVGAEAGLLGEDWVVVVSLAVAASFVVSAVVNRRGVELATRLTGLLPARDPSRLHPDDRLVDVGDADVLVLGLGRVGSATCAKLRDEYGLRALGVEHDVARVASARVEGFDVVRADATDLEFWARVKRAGHVRLAVLAMPFHNANLIALSRLQDAGFEGQVAAIARYDDDAAELRRHGAHAVYHLYGAAGAELADRAAEVLSSGR; encoded by the coding sequence ATGGACGTCGTCGCGCTGTACGTCGGGGTCGCTTTCGTCGCCGGGATGGTGGCGTCGTTCCTCCGGCTGCCACCGCTGGTCGGGTTCCTCGCGGCCGGGTTCGCCCTCGGTGCCGTGCACGCGCCGGAGATGCCCGGCCTGGAGGTCGTCGCCGAGATCGGCGTGGCGCTGCTGCTGTTCACCATCGGTCTGAAGCTGGACGTGCGGACCCTGGTCCGTCCGGAGATCTGGCTGACCACCGCGACCCACATGGTGGTGACGATCGTCCTCACCGGCGGCCTGCTGGCCCTGGCCGGGCTGGTCGGTCTCGCGCTGGTCGCCGGTCAGTCCCTGGGCACGTTCGCCCTGGTCGGTCTCGCGCTGTCGTTCTCCTCGACGGTGTTCGTCGTCAAGGTGCTGGAGGACCGCTCCGACGCCACCAGCCTGTACGGGCGGGTCGCCATCGGGATCCTCGTCGTCCAGGACCTGGTGGCGGTGGTGTTCCTCGCGGTCGCCGAGGGTGAGCCGCCGAGCCCGTGGGCGGTCGCGCTGCTCCTGCTGATCCCGGGGCGGCGGCTCCTGCACGCCCTGTGGGACCGGGTGGGTCACGGCGAGCTGCAGGCCCTGTTCGGGGTGGCGGTGGCGCTGGTGCCCGGCTTCTATCTCTTCGAGCTCCTGGGCCTGCGGGGCGACCTCGGCGCGCTGGTCATGGGCGCGCTGCTCGCGACGCACCCGCAGGCCGGCGAGATGTCCCGGTCCCTCATGACGTTCAAGGACGTCATGCTCGTCGCCTTCTTCCTGGAGATCGGGCTGCACGGCACGCCGCAGGGTCAGCACGTGGCGATGGCGGCGGGCCTGCTGCTGCTGATCCCGGTGCAGGTGGCGGTGTTCGCGGTCGTGCTGTGGCTGCTGCGGCTGCGGCGCCGGACGGCGTTCCTCACGGGGCTGGTGCTGGGCAACTACTCGGAGTTCGGGATCATCGTGGTCGCCGTCGGGGCGGAGGCGGGCCTGCTGGGCGAGGACTGGGTGGTCGTGGTGTCGCTCGCCGTCGCGGCGAGCTTCGTGGTCTCGGCGGTGGTGAACCGGCGCGGCGTCGAGCTCGCCACCCGCCTCACGGGCCTGCTGCCCGCGCGGGACCCGTCGCGCCTGCACCCGGACGACCGTCTGGTCGACGTCGGCGACGCCGACGTGCTCGTGCTGGGGCTGGGCCGGGTCGGCTCGGCGACGTGCGCGAAGCTGCGCGACGAGTACGGGTTGCGGGCCCTCGGCGTCGAGCACGACGTCGCCCGGGTGGCGTCGGCCCGGGTCGAGGGGTTCGACGTCGTGCGCGCGGACGCGACCGACCTCGAGTTCTGGGCGCGGGTGAAACGGGCGGGACACGTGCGGCTCGCGGTGCTGGCGATGCCGTTCCACAACGCGAACCTCATCGCGCTGTCCCGGCTCCAGGACGCCGGGTTCGAGGGGCAGGTGGCGGCGATCGCGCGCTACGACGACGACGCGGCGGAGCTGCGCCGCCACGGCGCGCACGCGGTCTACCACCTGTACGGGGCCGCCGGTGCCGAGCTCGCCGACCGCGCCGCGGAGGTCCTGTCCTCGGGTCGCTGA
- a CDS encoding winged helix-turn-helix domain-containing protein: MLTMSRSQARRVALRAQALDGARPDGPVTMRRLTTTVDRVNLLQIDSVNVLARAHLVPLFSRLGPYDTTLLDRAAGTAPRRLVETWAHVASYVPTSTYPLLEWRRRAFEREAWRSIADAAERLAELDLVRSLVAERGPVTAAQIHDELLASGRTTPRDRVEWGWNWTTAKLCLEHLFFTGEVLSASRNAAFERRYDLAERVLPPAVRAADPVPEDDAVRRLLELGARAHGVGTARCFRDYFRLRGPAASRALAELVEDGVLLPVAVEGWDEPTYLHRDAVVPRRATGTALLSPFDPLVWERRRLESLFDAYYRIEIYVPAAKRRLGYYVLPFLQGEALTAMVDLKADRKARALRVVAAHRTAQTAATTPALLAAELRLLAGWLGLDDVDVVGGDLAPDLRGALAVPAGVLG; this comes from the coding sequence ATGCTGACGATGTCCCGGTCCCAGGCGCGGCGGGTCGCGCTGCGTGCACAGGCGCTCGACGGCGCCCGGCCCGACGGGCCGGTGACGATGCGCCGGCTCACGACGACCGTCGACCGGGTGAACCTGCTGCAGATCGACTCGGTGAACGTGCTGGCGAGGGCGCACCTCGTCCCGCTGTTCTCGCGGCTCGGCCCGTACGACACGACGCTGCTGGACCGCGCGGCGGGCACCGCGCCGCGGCGGCTGGTCGAGACGTGGGCGCACGTCGCGTCGTACGTGCCGACGTCGACGTACCCGCTGCTGGAGTGGCGACGCCGCGCGTTCGAGCGGGAGGCGTGGCGGAGCATCGCGGACGCCGCCGAGCGGCTGGCGGAGCTGGACCTCGTGCGCTCCCTGGTGGCGGAACGGGGGCCGGTGACGGCGGCGCAGATCCACGACGAGCTGCTCGCGTCCGGCCGGACGACGCCCCGCGACCGGGTCGAGTGGGGATGGAACTGGACGACCGCGAAGCTGTGCCTGGAGCACCTGTTCTTCACCGGCGAGGTGCTGTCGGCGTCGCGCAACGCCGCGTTCGAGCGCCGCTACGACCTCGCCGAACGGGTGCTGCCGCCGGCGGTGCGCGCCGCGGACCCGGTCCCGGAGGACGACGCCGTGCGGCGGCTCCTGGAGCTGGGCGCCCGGGCGCACGGGGTGGGCACCGCCCGCTGCTTCCGCGACTACTTCCGGCTGCGCGGCCCGGCGGCGTCGCGAGCGCTCGCCGAGCTGGTGGAGGACGGCGTGCTCCTGCCCGTCGCGGTCGAGGGCTGGGACGAGCCGACCTACCTCCACCGGGACGCCGTCGTGCCCCGGCGGGCCACGGGCACCGCGCTGCTCAGCCCGTTCGACCCGCTGGTGTGGGAGCGCCGCCGGCTCGAGTCGCTGTTCGACGCCTACTACCGGATCGAGATCTACGTCCCGGCGGCCAAGCGCCGCCTCGGGTACTACGTGCTGCCGTTCCTGCAGGGTGAGGCGTTGACCGCGATGGTCGACCTCAAGGCCGACCGGAAGGCTCGCGCGCTGCGCGTGGTGGCGGCGCACCGCACCGCGCAGACCGCCGCGACCACCCCGGCGCTGCTCGCCGCCGAGCTGCGGCTCCTGGCGGGCTGGCTCGGGCTCGACGACGTCGACGTCGTGGGCGGCGACCTCGCGCCGGACCTCCGCGGTGCGCTCGCGGTCCCCGCCGGCGTGCTCGGGTAG
- a CDS encoding DUF4129 domain-containing protein: protein MTSGAAPTTLAALASEVPVDPDRPTATRWLTEELARPEYAQDESLLMRLIDWFVGLFDGLEGSLVWSTPVAVAVVVVLAAVIAVAWWLTGPVRLRRRRRASSVVVHEDDPRTAAEMRAAADAAAARADWATAVLERFRAVVRELEERVVLDERPGRTAVEAAVAGGERLPGLADPLHAAAALFDGVCYGRLPAGPRDDDTLRRLDEQVRAASPAPAPAVVA, encoded by the coding sequence GTGACGTCCGGGGCCGCCCCGACGACCCTGGCCGCCCTCGCGTCCGAGGTCCCGGTGGACCCGGACCGCCCGACGGCGACCCGGTGGCTCACCGAGGAGCTGGCGAGGCCGGAGTACGCGCAGGACGAGTCGCTGCTCATGCGGCTGATCGACTGGTTCGTCGGGCTGTTCGACGGCCTCGAGGGCAGCCTGGTCTGGTCGACCCCGGTCGCGGTGGCGGTCGTGGTCGTCCTGGCCGCGGTGATCGCCGTCGCGTGGTGGCTCACCGGCCCCGTCCGACTGCGCCGGCGCCGGCGCGCCTCCTCCGTCGTCGTGCACGAGGACGACCCGCGCACGGCCGCCGAGATGCGGGCCGCCGCCGACGCCGCCGCGGCACGCGCCGACTGGGCGACCGCCGTGCTCGAACGCTTCCGGGCGGTCGTGCGGGAGCTCGAGGAGCGCGTCGTCCTCGACGAGCGGCCGGGCCGCACCGCGGTCGAGGCCGCCGTCGCGGGCGGCGAGCGGCTGCCCGGCCTCGCGGACCCCCTGCACGCTGCTGCCGCCCTGTTCGACGGCGTCTGCTACGGCCGTCTCCCAGCAGGTCCGCGCGACGACGACACGCTGCGCCGGCTCGACGAGCAGGTACGCGCCGCCAGCCCGGCACCCGCCCCGGCGGTCGTGGCATGA
- a CDS encoding LpqB family beta-propeller domain-containing protein encodes MRAGERFRRAAALAGGAALALALGACASMPDDGPVMESTVQVDTAGEIAFNVQGPAVDAGPEQLVQSFVSVAQFAPASASTANVAREYVLPSAWSGWDRTSRVLVLSQYPEWQSAEVEEGATSTTVEGVAQVVATVDEVGVYTELAEPSTVDVSYQLVRGPDGQWRIGGLDDGLLVLANFLGDSFHRTTLSYPTPDRQWWVPDVRWFPEQSWRTAATREILAGPPAHLAQSTISVVPDGTTLAIDAVTVDEDGVVDVSVTSPISGASAEDRALLVAQLSETLRDREGRSVVLSDGSSPLATESVAEPSRPLTVGDALALVDADGVPTLQRVVGRELTDPAGPYWLDGLDPTALGVGPEDGATVVRDGTDRLVRVSGEAPVELLVGTDLVAPGVDRFGTVWTADRTAVRAVLPDGAVVAVDGDWVDGRQVRSLAVSPEGARLAVVLDGTEGPEAWVAAIERDADDVPTGLAAAARVGAPVGGVTSAAWFEESTLILLGRDADGAEALYLAGVGGLAGPGGGESRLYTSPSGVTRVTAGVGGASPPLVVDDDGTLQVRQSAALWPSIAEGVVAVAYPG; translated from the coding sequence ATGAGGGCAGGTGAACGGTTCCGCCGCGCGGCGGCGCTCGCCGGGGGCGCCGCCCTCGCCCTCGCGCTGGGCGCCTGCGCGAGCATGCCCGACGACGGCCCCGTCATGGAGAGCACCGTCCAGGTCGACACGGCGGGCGAGATCGCCTTCAACGTGCAGGGTCCGGCGGTCGACGCCGGCCCGGAGCAGCTCGTCCAGAGCTTCGTCAGCGTCGCCCAGTTCGCGCCGGCCAGCGCCAGCACCGCGAACGTCGCCCGCGAGTACGTGCTGCCGAGCGCCTGGTCCGGCTGGGACCGCACGTCGCGCGTGCTCGTGCTGTCCCAGTACCCCGAGTGGCAGTCGGCCGAGGTCGAGGAGGGTGCCACGTCCACGACGGTCGAGGGTGTCGCCCAGGTCGTGGCCACGGTCGACGAGGTCGGCGTCTACACCGAGCTCGCCGAACCCTCCACCGTCGACGTGTCCTACCAGCTCGTCCGTGGTCCCGACGGCCAGTGGCGCATCGGCGGCCTCGACGACGGTCTGCTCGTCCTGGCGAACTTCCTCGGCGACTCGTTCCACCGGACCACCCTCAGCTACCCCACGCCGGACCGGCAGTGGTGGGTGCCGGACGTGCGGTGGTTCCCGGAGCAGTCCTGGCGCACCGCCGCGACCCGGGAGATCCTCGCCGGGCCGCCGGCGCACCTCGCCCAGTCGACGATCTCGGTCGTGCCCGACGGCACGACGCTCGCCATCGACGCGGTGACGGTCGACGAGGACGGGGTCGTCGACGTGTCGGTGACGTCGCCGATCAGCGGCGCGTCCGCCGAGGACCGGGCGCTCCTCGTCGCCCAGCTCTCCGAGACGCTCCGCGACCGGGAGGGCCGCAGCGTCGTGCTGTCCGACGGGTCGTCCCCGCTCGCGACCGAGTCCGTCGCCGAACCGTCGCGCCCGCTCACCGTGGGGGACGCCCTCGCGCTCGTCGACGCCGACGGCGTCCCCACGCTGCAGCGCGTCGTGGGGCGCGAGCTCACGGACCCCGCCGGACCGTACTGGCTCGACGGCCTCGACCCGACGGCGCTGGGCGTCGGCCCGGAGGACGGCGCGACCGTCGTGCGGGACGGCACCGACCGGCTCGTGCGGGTGTCCGGCGAGGCACCCGTCGAGCTGCTCGTCGGAACCGACCTCGTCGCGCCCGGCGTCGACCGGTTCGGCACCGTGTGGACGGCCGACCGGACGGCGGTCCGCGCCGTGCTGCCCGACGGGGCCGTCGTCGCGGTCGACGGCGACTGGGTGGACGGGCGGCAGGTGCGCTCCCTCGCCGTCTCGCCCGAGGGTGCGCGCCTGGCCGTCGTGCTGGACGGGACGGAGGGCCCGGAGGCGTGGGTCGCGGCGATCGAGCGGGACGCCGACGACGTGCCGACCGGCCTGGCGGCCGCGGCGCGCGTCGGCGCGCCGGTCGGCGGCGTCACCTCCGCCGCGTGGTTCGAGGAGTCGACGCTGATCCTGCTCGGGCGGGACGCGGACGGCGCCGAGGCCCTGTACCTCGCCGGCGTCGGCGGTCTCGCCGGCCCCGGCGGCGGGGAGTCCCGCCTGTACACGTCGCCGAGCGGGGTCACCCGGGTGACGGCCGGCGTGGGCGGGGCGAGCCCTCCGCTCGTGGTGGACGACGACGGGACCCTGCAGGTGCGGCAGAGCGCCGCCCTGTGGCCGTCGATCGCCGAGGGTGTCGTGGCGGTCGCCTACCCGGGCTGA
- the mtrB gene encoding MtrAB system histidine kinase MtrB yields the protein MPPADDAAAAGARAHAPARQRGVEAVDWVVVGARSLARRWRSSMQVRVVTSALALGIVAVAVLGIYLSFSIRDGLFEQRVDQIESENAALTQQVRTTLAGSPATSPGDQQSLLRDVILSLSAGGSSAQDYFLRQAPDQGLPLVDPASSRTLAVDDVVSPALRAATLATDDQVLQSVAIPGVATDSGVDEPGVVVGSVVEVPSGGTFELYALYSLSSEQETLGFVQRTLAVGALAILAMIGVLTWIVTRQTVAPVRRAAAAAAQLGEGRLDVRVPGSKGHDEMATLARTFNEMAASLEEQIARMEELSAAQRRFVSDVSHELRTPLTTIRMAGEVIHASRDDLEPAARRSAELLQTQLDRFEDLLTDLLEISRFDAGAAELDVEQRDLRDVVTNVVDTAAPLAERKEVFLSVVMPERPVRADVDPRRVERILRNLVVNAVEHAEDRPVEVTVDGDEHAVAVVVRDYGVGLTVPELNHVFDRFWRADPARARTTGGTGLGLAISQEDARLHAGRLEAWGRPGEGASFRLTLPRRAGIALGQSPLPLQGPSRAGGQHVPTGQVPVVNPPTGPTPTAIPDLATAEEDSHEGR from the coding sequence GTGCCCCCCGCTGACGACGCCGCGGCCGCCGGCGCGCGGGCGCACGCCCCGGCCCGGCAGCGCGGCGTCGAGGCGGTCGACTGGGTCGTGGTCGGGGCGCGGTCGCTGGCCCGCCGGTGGCGCTCGTCGATGCAGGTGCGCGTGGTCACGTCCGCCCTGGCGCTCGGCATCGTCGCGGTCGCGGTCCTGGGGATCTACCTGTCGTTCTCGATCCGTGACGGGCTCTTCGAGCAGCGTGTCGACCAGATCGAGAGCGAGAACGCGGCCCTGACCCAGCAGGTGCGCACCACGCTCGCCGGGTCGCCCGCGACCAGCCCGGGGGACCAGCAGTCCCTGCTGCGCGACGTCATCCTGTCCCTCAGCGCGGGCGGCTCGAGCGCCCAGGACTACTTCCTGCGGCAGGCCCCCGACCAGGGCCTGCCCCTGGTCGATCCCGCGTCGAGCCGCACCCTGGCCGTCGACGACGTCGTGTCGCCCGCCCTGCGCGCGGCCACCCTCGCCACCGACGACCAGGTCCTGCAGTCGGTGGCGATCCCCGGTGTCGCCACCGACTCCGGCGTCGACGAGCCGGGCGTCGTCGTCGGCTCCGTCGTCGAGGTCCCCTCCGGCGGCACCTTCGAGCTGTACGCGCTGTACTCGTTGTCCTCCGAGCAGGAGACCCTGGGGTTCGTGCAGCGCACCCTCGCCGTCGGTGCCCTCGCGATCCTCGCGATGATCGGCGTGCTCACCTGGATCGTGACGCGGCAGACGGTGGCACCCGTGCGGCGGGCCGCGGCGGCGGCCGCCCAGCTCGGGGAGGGTCGGCTCGACGTCCGCGTCCCGGGCTCCAAGGGTCACGACGAGATGGCGACCCTCGCGCGGACCTTCAACGAGATGGCGGCGAGCCTGGAGGAGCAGATCGCCCGCATGGAGGAGCTCTCCGCCGCGCAGCGCCGCTTCGTGTCCGACGTCTCCCACGAGCTGCGCACCCCGCTGACCACCATCCGCATGGCCGGGGAGGTCATCCACGCCTCGCGCGACGACCTCGAACCCGCGGCACGCCGGTCCGCCGAGCTCCTCCAGACCCAGCTCGACCGCTTCGAGGACCTCCTCACCGACCTGCTGGAGATCAGCAGGTTCGACGCCGGCGCCGCCGAGCTCGACGTCGAGCAGCGGGACCTGCGCGACGTCGTCACCAACGTCGTCGACACCGCCGCGCCGCTCGCCGAGCGCAAGGAGGTCTTCCTCTCCGTCGTCATGCCCGAACGGCCCGTCCGGGCCGACGTCGACCCGCGCCGGGTCGAGCGGATACTGCGCAACCTCGTCGTCAACGCGGTCGAGCACGCCGAGGACAGACCCGTCGAGGTGACGGTCGACGGCGACGAGCACGCCGTCGCCGTCGTCGTGCGGGACTACGGCGTCGGGCTCACCGTCCCCGAGCTCAACCACGTGTTCGACCGGTTCTGGCGTGCCGACCCGGCCCGCGCCCGCACCACCGGCGGCACCGGCCTCGGCCTGGCGATCTCCCAGGAGGACGCCCGCCTGCACGCCGGACGCCTCGAGGCGTGGGGGCGGCCGGGGGAGGGCGCCAGCTTCCGGCTGACCCTGCCGCGTCGCGCCGGGATCGCGCTCGGTCAGTCCCCGCTGCCGTTGCAGGGTCCGTCGCGGGCCGGCGGGCAGCACGTCCCCACCGGGCAGGTGCCCGTCGTCAACCCGCCGACCGGACCGACCCCGACCGCCATCCCCGACCTGGCGACCGCCGAGGAGGACAGCCATGAGGGCAGGTGA
- the mtrA gene encoding MtrAB system response regulator MtrA, which yields MKSRVLVVDDDTALAEMIGIVLESEGFEPSYCADGDQAFDVFRATQPDLVLLDVMLPGKDGIEIAREIRAESGVPIIMLTARTDTVDVVLGLESGADDYVTKPFKPKELVARVRARLRRTDDPGPERLRIGDVEIDVTGHAVTRDGERIALTPLEFDLLVELARKPWQVFTREVLLEKVWGYRHSADTRLVNVHVQRLRSKIERDPENPEVVQTVRGVGYKAGAPR from the coding sequence ATGAAGTCCCGTGTCCTGGTGGTCGACGACGACACAGCGTTGGCCGAGATGATCGGCATCGTCCTGGAGTCGGAAGGTTTCGAGCCGAGCTACTGCGCCGACGGCGACCAAGCCTTCGACGTGTTCCGTGCGACCCAGCCCGACCTCGTCCTGCTCGACGTCATGCTGCCCGGGAAGGACGGCATCGAGATCGCCCGGGAGATCCGTGCCGAGTCGGGCGTGCCGATCATCATGCTCACGGCGCGCACGGACACCGTCGACGTGGTGCTCGGCCTCGAGTCCGGTGCGGACGACTACGTCACCAAGCCGTTCAAGCCGAAGGAGCTCGTCGCCCGCGTGCGCGCCCGGCTGCGCCGCACCGACGACCCCGGCCCGGAGCGGCTGCGCATCGGCGACGTCGAGATCGACGTCACCGGCCACGCCGTGACGCGCGACGGGGAACGCATCGCCCTGACGCCGCTCGAGTTCGACCTGCTCGTCGAGCTCGCGCGCAAGCCGTGGCAGGTGTTCACGCGCGAGGTGCTGCTGGAGAAGGTCTGGGGCTACCGGCACAGCGCCGACACGCGGCTGGTGAACGTCCACGTCCAGCGTCTGCGGTCCAAGATCGAGCGCGACCCGGAGAACCCGGAGGTCGTCCAGACGGTGCGGGGCGTCGGATACAAGGCCGGTGCCCCCCGCTGA
- the hpf gene encoding ribosome hibernation-promoting factor, HPF/YfiA family yields the protein MEIAVVGRHTEVTDRFRRHVEDKLAKVTQLAPHARRVDVEVTHEKNPKLADVSERVELTVRSKGPVIRAEAAADDRFGALDLALDKLNERLRRSRDRRKDHRRRGEDIVPAVDVRPYDGSAEAQPEPEPATLNEPGDAVEHQLGDSPVLIRQKLHRGEPMTTDEAVERMELVGHDFFLYIDKASARPAAVYRRRGWTYGVIELDATCSGAAPVSDLT from the coding sequence ATGGAGATCGCCGTCGTCGGCAGGCACACGGAGGTGACGGACAGGTTCCGTCGCCACGTCGAGGACAAGCTCGCCAAGGTCACCCAGCTCGCGCCGCACGCGCGCCGCGTGGACGTCGAGGTCACGCACGAGAAGAACCCGAAGCTCGCGGACGTGAGCGAACGGGTGGAGCTGACCGTCCGGTCGAAGGGACCCGTGATCCGCGCCGAAGCGGCCGCGGACGACCGGTTCGGAGCACTGGACCTCGCCCTGGACAAGCTCAACGAGCGGCTCCGCCGCTCCCGTGACCGCCGCAAGGACCACCGGCGTCGAGGCGAGGACATCGTCCCCGCGGTCGACGTCCGCCCCTACGACGGCAGCGCCGAGGCGCAGCCCGAACCCGAGCCCGCCACGCTCAACGAGCCCGGCGACGCCGTGGAGCACCAGCTCGGCGACTCACCCGTCCTCATCCGGCAGAAGCTCCACCGGGGCGAGCCGATGACGACGGACGAGGCGGTCGAGCGCATGGAGCTCGTCGGTCACGACTTCTTCCTCTACATCGACAAGGCGTCCGCACGACCCGCGGCCGTCTACCGCCGTCGCGGCTGGACGTACGGGGTCATCGAGCTCGACGCCACGTGCAGCGGCGCCGCGCCGGTGTCCGACCTCACCTAG